CAGAGATTCCAAAATAAAAGCACTTTTATCCTTCGAGCCATCATCAATAAAAATAAACTCAAACTCATATTCTAAATTAACTACCGCTTTACAAAGTTCCTCATAAAAATGTTCAATATTATCTTCTTCATTATATACCGGTGCGACAATTGATATTTTTTTCATATACTCACCTCCATCATACAAAAACTCAACAACTTAAAGCTGTTGAGTTTTGTAGTTTTAATTATTATTAAATCTTGATAAAAATTCTTTAGTACGATGATTTTTAGGATTATTAAAGAGAATTTCCGGTTTATCATCTTCAGCAATAACACCATTATCCATAAAAACAACTCTAGTTGCTACATCCCTCGCAAATGCCATTTCATGAGTAACAATAATCATGGTCAAACCTTCTTTTGCCAATTCACGCATAACCTCTAAAACTTCACCCACCATTTGCGGATCAAGTGCTGAAGTTGGTTCATCAAATAATAAAATTTGCGGTTCAATCGCCAAAGCTCTGGCAATAGCCACTCTTTGTCTTTGTCCCCCGGATAATTGATGTGGTTTAGCATTACTATATTGAGCCATCCCAACCTTATTTAAATAGTACAATGCATTTTTTCGCACTATTTCTTTGTCTTGTTTTAAGACTTCAATAGGTCCCACCATACAATTTTCCAAAACAGTCATATTATTAAATAAATTGAACTGTTGGAAAACCATCCCAACTTTTGTGCGATACAGCGGAATAGATTGATTACTATGATTAATATTAACACCTTTAAAAATTATATCACCAGAAGTAGGCGTTTCTAACATATTGATGCACCGTAATAAAGTTGATTTTCCCGAACCAGAAGCACCAATTATACAAATAACATCACCTTTATAAGTGTTAAAATCAATATCTTTTAAAATTTCTCTTTCCCCAAAAAACTTAACTAAATGTTTTATTTCCAAAATTGGATTTATGTTTTTTTCCATATTAGTTACTGCCTTTCTTACTTGTAAAAGGTCCGCACGGGTCTGCCATTGGATCATATTCTACCAAGGCATAATTATCTGGACCATCCATTTTCTTTTCAATCCATTTTAAAATGCACGAAACAGAAAAAGTCATAATAAAATAAATGACACAAGTGATAAAGAAAACTTCAAAATATTTATAATAAACTCCGGCAGCTGATTTTGAAACAAAATAAAGTTCAGTAACAGAGATAACATTCAACACCGAAGTATCTTTAATATTAATAATTAAATTGTTACCAATTTGTGGCATTATATTTCTTAACGCTTGCGGTAAAATAACATGTTTCATCGTTTGATAATGATTCATTCCAATAGCCTTGGCAGCTTCTGTTTGTCCTATATCAATCGAACTAATGCCTCCACGAACAGTTTCTGCCATATAAGCACCGGTATTAACTGACACCACTAAAAACCCGGCAAACATCGCCGACATATCAATTTCAAACAAATACATTGAACCATAATAAACCAACATTGCTTGAACAATCATTGGCGTTCCACGGAAAATTTCTACATACGAAGTTAATAATGTTTGAAGGCCCTTATTTAAAGCTTTTTTTACCGGATTAGCTTTGGGATTTACCTTAATAGTTTGAATAGCGCCAACAATCAAGCCTATAATGCAACC
The nucleotide sequence above comes from Negativicutes bacterium. Encoded proteins:
- a CDS encoding amino acid ABC transporter ATP-binding protein, producing the protein MLEIKHLVKFFGEREILKDIDFNTYKGDVICIIGASGSGKSTLLRCINMLETPTSGDIIFKGVNINHSNQSIPLYRTKVGMVFQQFNLFNNMTVLENCMVGPIEVLKQDKEIVRKNALYYLNKVGMAQYSNAKPHQLSGGQRQRVAIARALAIEPQILLFDEPTSALDPQMVGEVLEVMRELAKEGLTMIIVTHEMAFARDVATRVVFMDNGVIAEDDKPEILFNNPKNHRTKEFLSRFNNN
- a CDS encoding amino acid ABC transporter permease, with the protein product MTTNMPSSFFDWVLFLLKEYGGLLVEGAIATLMLAVVGTFIGCIIGLIVGAIQTIKVNPKANPVKKALNKGLQTLLTSYVEIFRGTPMIVQAMLVYYGSMYLFEIDMSAMFAGFLVVSVNTGAYMAETVRGGISSIDIGQTEAAKAIGMNHYQTMKHVILPQALRNIMPQIGNNLIINIKDTSVLNVISVTELYFVSKSAAGVYYKYFEVFFITCVIYFIMTFSVSCILKWIEKKMDGPDNYALVEYDPMADPCGPFTSKKGSN